A genomic stretch from Bifidobacterium sp. ESL0769 includes:
- the rpsA gene encoding 30S ribosomal protein S1 → MAENNNEVTKVAINDIGTEEDFIKAVDSTIKNFDDGDLVTGTVVKVDHDEVLLDIGYKTEGVIPSRELSIKKDVNPDEVVEVGDTVEALVVTKEDKEGRLILSKKRAQYERAWGDIEKIKNDDGVVEGTVIEAVKGGLIVDIGLRGFLPASLVEMRRVRDLSPYIGQKIKAKILELDKNRNNVVLSRRQYLEETQSEVRETFLAQLKKGQIREGTVSSIVNFGAFVDLGGVDGLIHVSELSWKHIDHPSEVVKVGDKVTVEVLDVDMDRERISLSLKATQEDPWQRFARTHVPGQIVKGKVTKIVQFGVFVSVEDGIEGLVHISELANRHVDNPETVVKQGEEIFVKVIDVDLDRRRISLSLKQANDSVDPASEDFDPALYGMPADYDEDGNYKYPEGFDPQTNEWIAGYEKQREEWENQYATAHDLWEQHKAFVAKEIEGAAESAAEDGQGAREEKAVEESTKYSSENESEGTLAGSDKLAALREELLKEKK, encoded by the coding sequence ATGGCAGAGAACAATAACGAAGTCACCAAGGTCGCGATTAACGATATCGGCACCGAAGAAGACTTCATCAAGGCAGTCGATTCCACCATCAAGAATTTCGATGATGGTGATCTGGTCACGGGCACGGTCGTCAAGGTCGATCACGACGAAGTGCTGCTTGACATCGGCTACAAGACCGAGGGCGTCATTCCCTCCCGCGAACTTTCTATCAAGAAAGATGTCAATCCTGACGAAGTCGTTGAAGTCGGCGACACCGTCGAAGCCCTTGTCGTCACCAAGGAAGACAAGGAAGGACGTCTTATCCTGTCCAAGAAGCGTGCCCAGTATGAGCGCGCCTGGGGCGATATCGAGAAGATCAAGAACGACGACGGCGTTGTCGAAGGCACCGTCATCGAAGCTGTCAAGGGCGGCCTGATCGTCGACATCGGCCTGCGTGGCTTCCTGCCTGCATCGCTGGTCGAAATGCGTCGTGTCCGCGACCTTTCGCCTTACATCGGCCAGAAGATTAAGGCCAAGATTCTTGAGCTCGACAAGAACCGCAACAATGTGGTGCTCTCCCGTCGCCAGTATCTTGAGGAGACCCAGTCTGAGGTCCGTGAGACCTTCCTGGCGCAGCTCAAGAAGGGTCAGATCCGTGAAGGCACTGTTTCCTCCATCGTCAACTTCGGCGCGTTCGTCGATCTCGGCGGGGTGGACGGCCTCATCCACGTTTCCGAGCTTTCCTGGAAGCACATCGACCATCCGTCCGAGGTCGTCAAGGTCGGCGACAAGGTCACCGTCGAGGTGCTCGACGTCGATATGGATCGCGAGCGTATCTCGCTGTCCCTCAAGGCGACGCAGGAAGATCCGTGGCAGCGTTTCGCACGCACCCACGTTCCCGGACAGATCGTCAAGGGCAAGGTCACCAAGATCGTGCAGTTCGGCGTGTTCGTTTCCGTCGAAGATGGCATCGAGGGCCTGGTCCACATTTCCGAGCTCGCCAACCGTCACGTCGACAACCCGGAGACCGTCGTCAAGCAGGGCGAAGAGATCTTCGTCAAGGTCATCGACGTCGATCTCGACCGTCGCCGTATCTCCCTGTCTTTGAAGCAGGCCAACGACTCCGTTGATCCCGCCAGCGAGGACTTCGATCCGGCGCTTTACGGCATGCCTGCCGATTACGACGAGGACGGCAACTACAAGTACCCCGAAGGCTTCGACCCGCAGACCAACGAATGGATTGCCGGCTACGAGAAGCAGCGCGAGGAGTGGGAGAACCAGTATGCGACCGCCCACGATTTGTGGGAGCAGCATAAGGCCTTCGTCGCCAAGGAAATCGAAGGCGCGGCTGAGTCCGCTGCCGAGGATGGTCAGGGTGCACGCGAGGAGAAGGCTGTTGAGGAGTCCACCAAGTACTCTTCGGAGAACGAATCCGAAGGCACGCTTGCCGGTTCCGACAAGCTCGCTGCTCTTCGTGAGGAGCTCCTCAAGGAAAAGAAGTGA
- a CDS encoding TerC family protein: MAETPLAFMIATYVVLAIFFVVDLFVIGRKPHVPSTKECVQHIAFFVVAALIFGGLVWWVSGSQPALEFYSGWLTEYSLSIDNLFVFVIIMTNFAVPRKLQKYVLSVGITIALILRGLFILVGAAVIQRFTWVFFIFGAFLIYTAVKLVAGDDDDEEYHENAIIRALRKVVKITDHYDGEKIRTTIDGKKFFTPMLIVFLTIGTTDVMFAFDSIPAIFGLTKDPFIVFTSNIFALLGLQQLYFLLGALLDKLEYLPYGLAVVLGFIGVKLVMEALHGNSLPFINGGHPITQVPEIPTWVSLAVIIVAIGTAALASVIKMKKDAAKAE, encoded by the coding sequence ATGGCCGAAACACCCCTTGCGTTTATGATCGCCACATACGTGGTGCTTGCGATTTTCTTCGTCGTCGATTTGTTCGTCATCGGTCGTAAGCCTCATGTGCCTTCCACCAAGGAGTGCGTGCAGCATATCGCGTTCTTTGTCGTGGCGGCCCTGATTTTCGGCGGCCTGGTCTGGTGGGTTTCCGGCTCGCAGCCCGCGCTTGAGTTCTATTCCGGCTGGCTTACCGAGTATTCGCTGAGCATCGACAACCTCTTCGTTTTCGTCATCATCATGACGAATTTCGCCGTGCCCCGCAAGCTGCAGAAGTATGTGCTGAGCGTTGGCATCACCATCGCTCTGATTCTGCGCGGCCTCTTCATCCTGGTAGGTGCGGCCGTCATCCAACGCTTCACGTGGGTCTTCTTCATCTTCGGTGCATTCCTGATCTATACCGCAGTGAAACTGGTAGCCGGCGACGATGACGACGAGGAATATCACGAAAACGCCATCATCCGTGCGCTGCGTAAAGTGGTGAAAATCACGGACCACTATGACGGCGAAAAAATCCGTACGACCATCGACGGCAAGAAGTTCTTCACCCCGATGCTCATCGTCTTCCTGACCATCGGCACCACCGACGTCATGTTCGCCTTCGACTCGATTCCCGCCATTTTCGGGCTCACCAAAGACCCGTTCATCGTCTTCACCTCAAACATCTTCGCACTCCTCGGTCTCCAGCAGCTCTACTTCCTGCTTGGCGCGCTTCTCGACAAGCTCGAGTACCTGCCATACGGCCTGGCAGTAGTGCTTGGTTTCATCGGTGTCAAGCTGGTGATGGAAGCGCTTCACGGCAATTCCCTGCCGTTCATCAATGGGGGACATCCGATTACACAGGTGCCTGAAATCCCGACGTGGGTATCGCTTGCCGTCATCATCGTCGCCATTGGTACGGCGGCCCTGGCCAGTGTCATCAAGATGAAGAAGGATGCCGCAAAGGCGGAATAG
- the uvrB gene encoding excinuclease ABC subunit UvrB yields the protein MGFNIERTHHPFVVKAPYKPSGDQPEAIDEIARRIENGENDVVLMGATGTGKTATTAWLIEKLQRPTLILEPNKTLAAQLCAEFRELMPDNAVSYFVSYYDYYQPEAYIPQTDTYIEKDSNVNDDVERLRHAATANLLTRDDCVVVATVSCIYGLGTPEEYAGRMLFLHEGEEINRDALLRKFVAMQYKRNDIAFTRGTFRVRGDTVEIIPVYEELAIRIEFFGDEIDRISTLHPLTGDVIAHEPQVHIFPASHYIAGPERTEHALKTIKEELIDRTAELRKQGKELEAQRLEMRTNYDLEMIQQVGFCSGIENYSRHFDEREPGSPPHTLLDFFPDDFLLVIDESHVTVPQIGGMYEGDASRKRTLVENGFRLPSAMDNRPLKWPEFLDRVGQTVYLSATPGDYELGLSDGVVEQVIRPTGLLDPKVIVRPVKGQIDDLLGEIKDRVAKHERVLVTTLTKKMAEDLTDYLLERDIKVEYLHSDVDTLRRVELLRELREGKIDVIVGINLLREGLDLPEVSLVAILDADKEGFLRSHRSLIQTIGRAARNVSGTVIMYADEVTDAMETAISETNRRREKQIAYNKEHGIDPKPLVKKISDVTDMLAKEDVDTETLLAGGYRDEKRAGSDKRIALTSLDDADLKKNHDAIVNAGLPAQDLADLIRQMSEQMHTAAEQLQFELAARLRDEIRDLKKELRQITEAQK from the coding sequence ATGGGGTTCAATATCGAGCGTACGCATCATCCGTTCGTGGTGAAGGCGCCGTACAAGCCTTCCGGCGACCAGCCCGAGGCCATCGACGAGATCGCGCGACGCATCGAAAACGGCGAGAACGACGTGGTGCTGATGGGCGCCACCGGCACCGGCAAGACCGCGACCACCGCATGGCTGATCGAGAAGCTGCAACGCCCCACGCTGATTCTGGAACCCAACAAGACCTTGGCTGCGCAGCTGTGCGCCGAGTTCCGCGAGCTGATGCCGGACAATGCTGTCAGCTACTTCGTTTCCTACTACGATTACTACCAGCCCGAGGCCTACATTCCCCAGACCGATACCTATATCGAAAAGGACTCGAACGTCAACGACGATGTGGAGCGGCTGCGTCACGCGGCGACCGCGAACCTTCTGACCCGTGACGATTGCGTGGTGGTGGCCACCGTCTCCTGCATCTACGGCTTGGGTACGCCGGAGGAATACGCCGGCCGCATGCTCTTCCTGCATGAGGGGGAGGAAATTAACCGTGATGCGCTCTTGCGTAAGTTCGTCGCCATGCAATACAAACGCAACGACATCGCCTTCACCCGCGGCACCTTCCGTGTGCGTGGCGACACCGTCGAAATCATTCCCGTCTATGAGGAACTGGCCATCCGCATCGAATTCTTCGGCGACGAGATCGACCGCATCTCCACGTTGCATCCGCTGACCGGCGACGTCATCGCCCACGAGCCGCAAGTCCATATCTTCCCGGCCTCACACTATATCGCCGGCCCCGAGCGCACCGAGCACGCGTTGAAAACCATCAAAGAGGAGCTCATCGACCGCACGGCCGAGCTGCGCAAACAAGGCAAGGAATTGGAAGCCCAGCGCCTTGAGATGCGCACCAACTACGACCTTGAGATGATTCAACAGGTCGGTTTCTGCTCCGGCATCGAGAACTATTCCCGTCACTTCGACGAACGCGAGCCTGGTAGCCCGCCGCACACGCTGCTCGATTTCTTCCCCGACGATTTCCTCTTGGTCATCGACGAATCGCATGTCACCGTCCCGCAGATCGGCGGCATGTATGAAGGTGATGCCAGCCGCAAGCGCACGCTGGTCGAAAACGGCTTCCGCCTGCCTTCCGCAATGGACAACCGGCCGCTGAAATGGCCGGAGTTCCTTGACCGTGTCGGTCAGACTGTCTATCTTTCCGCGACGCCCGGCGACTATGAGTTGGGGCTTTCCGACGGTGTGGTGGAACAGGTCATCAGGCCTACTGGCCTTTTGGATCCGAAAGTCATCGTCCGTCCGGTCAAGGGGCAAATCGATGACCTGCTCGGAGAAATTAAAGACCGCGTGGCCAAGCATGAGCGCGTGCTGGTGACGACACTGACCAAGAAGATGGCCGAAGACCTGACCGACTACCTGCTGGAACGCGATATCAAGGTCGAATACCTGCACTCTGATGTCGACACGCTTCGCCGTGTCGAACTGCTGCGCGAATTGCGCGAGGGCAAGATCGATGTCATCGTCGGCATCAACCTGCTGCGTGAGGGCCTTGATTTGCCCGAGGTCTCGTTGGTCGCGATCTTGGACGCAGACAAGGAAGGCTTCCTGCGCTCGCATCGTTCGCTCATCCAGACCATCGGTCGTGCCGCGCGTAATGTGTCCGGTACCGTCATCATGTATGCCGACGAGGTCACCGACGCGATGGAGACCGCCATCAGCGAGACCAACCGTCGTCGTGAAAAGCAGATCGCCTACAACAAGGAACACGGCATCGATCCGAAGCCGTTGGTCAAGAAGATCAGCGACGTCACCGACATGCTGGCTAAGGAGGATGTGGACACCGAGACGCTTCTGGCTGGTGGCTACCGCGATGAGAAGCGTGCCGGCAGCGACAAGCGCATCGCCCTGACCAGCTTGGACGACGCGGATCTCAAGAAAAATCATGACGCCATCGTCAACGCCGGCTTGCCCGCGCAGGACCTGGCCGACCTCATCCGCCAGATGAGCGAGCAGATGCACACCGCCGCTGAACAACTCCAGTTCGAGCTCGCCGCCCGTTTGCGTGATGAAATCCGTGACCTCAAAAAGGAACTTCGACAGATTACCGAAGCCCAGAAGTAA
- a CDS encoding response regulator: MDDDMDQILTDEELKAAATDNIESGADEAKAEKTEEEGKPRQRTVVVAEDESVNRMDLVAMLEDNGYKVVGEAANGEEAVELTRKERPDVVCMDVKMPRMDGITAAGTICDENIAPVVMLTAYSQPDLVKQATGAGAMAYVTKPYEESKLLPALEVAMGRFAEINDLLDTVEANEGKLKETQSQLKEAEEKLKKAEDTLEERKLVDRAKGLLMDKADFSEQGAFRWIQKTSMDQRIPKKRLAMAIIAKYGDPKPEPQQR; the protein is encoded by the coding sequence ATGGATGATGATATGGACCAGATACTGACTGATGAGGAATTGAAGGCCGCTGCCACCGATAATATCGAATCCGGCGCAGATGAAGCCAAGGCAGAAAAAACCGAAGAAGAGGGCAAGCCGCGTCAGCGCACCGTCGTCGTGGCCGAAGACGAATCCGTGAACCGTATGGACTTGGTTGCCATGCTTGAAGACAATGGCTACAAGGTCGTCGGCGAGGCCGCCAATGGCGAGGAAGCCGTCGAACTTACCCGCAAGGAGCGCCCGGACGTCGTGTGCATGGACGTCAAAATGCCGCGTATGGATGGCATCACCGCAGCAGGCACCATTTGCGACGAGAACATCGCCCCTGTCGTCATGCTGACCGCTTATTCCCAGCCCGATCTGGTCAAGCAGGCCACCGGCGCTGGTGCCATGGCCTACGTCACTAAGCCGTATGAGGAATCCAAGCTGCTGCCGGCGCTGGAAGTGGCCATGGGCCGTTTCGCCGAGATCAACGATCTGCTCGACACCGTCGAAGCGAACGAAGGCAAGCTCAAGGAGACCCAGTCCCAGCTCAAGGAAGCCGAAGAAAAGCTCAAGAAGGCCGAGGACACGCTTGAGGAGCGCAAGCTCGTCGATCGTGCCAAGGGCCTGTTGATGGACAAGGCGGACTTCTCCGAACAGGGTGCATTCCGTTGGATCCAGAAGACTTCCATGGATCAGCGTATCCCCAAGAAGCGTCTTGCTATGGCCATCATCGCCAAGTACGGCGATCCGAAGCCGGAACCCCAGCAGCGCTGA
- the pyk gene encoding pyruvate kinase, with protein MRKAKIVDTIGPASESLENLTELVKNGMDVARLNRSHGTTEDHLKVYNNVRQASKTTGRNVAALVDLQGPKIRCGWFKKNADGEDKVQLTAGQEFIITTDDVEGDEHITSTTFKGLPGDCHPGDPILIDDGKVRLEVTKVEGNNVHTKVVVAGPVSSHKGINLPGVAVSLPALTEKDEADLRWAIQTGADIIAMSFVRFATDIDRAHEIMDEEGRRIPIVAKIEKPQAVDNLEDIVKAFDGIMVARGDMAVEMPFEQVPLVTKRCIELAREYAKPVIVATEVLGSMVNSPIPSRAEASDCANAVLDGADATMTSNETAVGKYPAQTVNTMARISGYATEHGFDRIPSISNLDMSSTGAVSSAAVDLADKINAKAIVAYTQTGSTVHRVSRERPAAPIYGITNNEHTYHWLALSWGTEAFCVNEDYHDMNRHQLMIFTDKLLRDAGKVVNGDKIVVLSSAQGSHQAGRTDSLYVHTVGACDAD; from the coding sequence ATGAGGAAAGCAAAAATCGTAGACACCATCGGACCGGCGAGCGAATCGTTGGAGAACTTGACCGAGCTGGTCAAGAACGGCATGGATGTCGCGCGCCTGAATCGTTCGCACGGCACCACCGAAGATCATCTGAAGGTCTACAACAACGTTCGTCAGGCTTCCAAGACCACTGGCCGCAACGTCGCCGCTTTGGTCGATTTGCAGGGCCCGAAGATTCGCTGCGGTTGGTTCAAGAAGAACGCAGACGGCGAAGACAAGGTTCAGCTCACCGCTGGCCAGGAATTCATCATCACCACCGACGACGTCGAGGGTGACGAGCACATCACTTCCACCACGTTCAAGGGTCTTCCCGGAGATTGCCATCCCGGCGACCCGATCCTGATCGATGACGGCAAGGTCCGTCTTGAGGTCACCAAGGTCGAAGGCAACAACGTGCACACCAAGGTCGTCGTGGCAGGACCCGTTTCCAGCCACAAGGGCATCAACCTGCCGGGCGTGGCCGTGAGCCTCCCCGCATTGACCGAAAAGGACGAGGCCGACCTGCGTTGGGCCATCCAGACCGGCGCCGACATCATCGCCATGTCCTTCGTGCGTTTCGCCACCGACATCGACCGCGCCCATGAGATCATGGACGAGGAAGGCCGTCGCATCCCGATCGTCGCAAAGATCGAGAAGCCGCAGGCTGTCGACAACCTCGAAGACATTGTCAAGGCGTTTGACGGCATCATGGTCGCTCGCGGCGACATGGCCGTTGAGATGCCGTTCGAGCAGGTCCCGCTGGTCACTAAGCGCTGCATCGAGCTGGCCCGCGAATATGCCAAGCCCGTCATCGTCGCCACCGAGGTCCTTGGCTCCATGGTCAATTCACCGATTCCGTCGCGCGCCGAGGCTTCCGATTGCGCCAACGCCGTCCTCGACGGTGCCGACGCCACCATGACCTCCAACGAGACCGCCGTTGGCAAGTACCCGGCACAGACCGTCAACACGATGGCCCGCATCTCCGGCTACGCCACCGAGCACGGCTTCGATCGCATCCCGTCGATCTCCAACCTCGATATGTCGAGCACCGGCGCCGTTTCCTCTGCCGCCGTCGATCTGGCCGACAAGATCAACGCCAAGGCCATCGTGGCTTACACGCAGACCGGTTCCACCGTGCACCGCGTTTCCCGCGAACGTCCGGCCGCCCCGATTTACGGCATCACCAACAACGAGCATACTTATCATTGGCTGGCTCTGAGCTGGGGTACCGAAGCGTTCTGCGTCAACGAAGATTACCACGACATGAACCGTCATCAGCTGATGATTTTCACCGACAAGCTGCTTCGCGATGCCGGCAAGGTCGTCAACGGCGACAAGATCGTCGTGTTGAGCTCCGCGCAGGGCTCGCATCAGGCCGGTCGCACCGACTCGCTCTACGTCCACACCGTGGGCGCCTGCGATGCCGACTGA
- the coaE gene encoding dephospho-CoA kinase (Dephospho-CoA kinase (CoaE) performs the final step in coenzyme A biosynthesis.): MRIGLTGGIAAGKSTVAAHLKERGAFLIDYDQLAREVVEPGSEGIREIVEEFGSEAEQSDGSLNRKWMADHVFSSEATPNAKQRLDDIEHPLIYRRAQEVEQQIAKKSSSGPIIVHDVPLLAEVIDTIPFKFDHILTIEAPEEIRIQRMMETRGMTREQAEGRIQHQSSREQRESIADVVIDSTQSIEQMFDRLDMLFAQWQ, encoded by the coding sequence ATGAGAATCGGATTGACCGGGGGCATCGCGGCCGGCAAAAGCACTGTCGCCGCGCATCTCAAGGAACGTGGGGCCTTCCTTATCGATTACGACCAATTGGCCCGTGAAGTTGTCGAGCCGGGCAGCGAAGGAATCCGTGAAATCGTTGAGGAATTCGGCTCCGAGGCAGAGCAATCCGATGGTTCTCTGAACCGCAAGTGGATGGCGGATCATGTCTTCTCGTCCGAAGCTACGCCGAACGCCAAACAACGGCTTGACGATATCGAGCATCCGCTGATTTATCGTCGTGCCCAAGAAGTGGAACAGCAAATCGCGAAGAAATCTTCTTCAGGCCCGATTATCGTTCATGATGTGCCGTTGTTGGCAGAAGTCATTGACACCATTCCGTTCAAATTCGACCATATTCTCACTATCGAAGCACCCGAGGAAATTCGCATCCAACGGATGATGGAAACGCGGGGGATGACCCGTGAGCAAGCCGAGGGCAGGATACAGCATCAGTCAAGCCGCGAGCAACGAGAGTCCATCGCCGACGTGGTCATCGACTCCACACAGTCAATCGAACAAATGTTCGACCGTCTTGATATGCTATTCGCACAATGGCAGTGA
- a CDS encoding bifunctional methylenetetrahydrofolate dehydrogenase/methenyltetrahydrofolate cyclohydrolase gives MTGEEQTPLKLDGKAAAAAIKQDLRERVESLKAQGVEPGLGTILVGDDVGSRKYVAGKHKDCAEVGIASIAVELPGTASQQEIIDAVERLNADPNCTGYIVQLPLPKGIDSNKVVAHIDPAKDADGMHPANLGELVTHIDGNNPAPQPCTPRGIIVLLKHYGIDLKGRDICVVGRGITVGRTIGLMLTAKDVNATVTLCHTGTKDIQKHLLASDVIVAAVGRAGFVRPEDVKPGAVLVDVGVSRVYDEEAGRYRVRGDIDKACHALSSAYTPNPGGVGPMTRAMLLANVVEMAERKIG, from the coding sequence ATGACAGGCGAGGAACAGACTCCTCTGAAATTGGACGGGAAGGCTGCTGCGGCGGCAATCAAGCAGGATTTGCGGGAACGTGTCGAATCGCTCAAAGCACAAGGCGTCGAGCCCGGTCTTGGCACCATTCTCGTCGGCGATGATGTCGGTTCGCGCAAATATGTGGCTGGCAAGCACAAGGATTGCGCCGAGGTCGGCATCGCTTCGATTGCCGTTGAGCTGCCCGGGACCGCCAGCCAGCAGGAGATCATCGATGCCGTCGAACGGCTCAACGCCGATCCGAACTGCACCGGCTATATCGTCCAGTTGCCGTTGCCCAAAGGCATCGATTCCAACAAAGTCGTCGCCCACATCGATCCTGCCAAGGACGCCGACGGCATGCACCCCGCCAATCTGGGCGAGCTCGTCACGCATATCGACGGCAACAACCCCGCGCCGCAGCCCTGCACGCCGCGTGGCATCATCGTGTTGCTGAAGCATTATGGCATCGATCTGAAAGGCAGGGACATCTGCGTTGTCGGCCGCGGCATCACCGTCGGGCGCACCATCGGTTTGATGCTTACCGCAAAAGACGTGAACGCCACCGTGACGTTGTGCCATACCGGCACCAAAGATATCCAGAAACATTTGCTTGCGTCCGATGTCATTGTCGCCGCCGTCGGCCGCGCCGGGTTTGTGCGTCCCGAAGATGTCAAGCCGGGGGCGGTATTGGTCGATGTCGGTGTCTCCCGTGTTTATGACGAGGAAGCCGGACGATATCGTGTGCGCGGCGACATCGACAAGGCCTGCCACGCTTTGAGTTCTGCTTATACGCCGAACCCGGGGGGAGTAGGGCCGATGACCCGTGCCATGCTTCTGGCGAACGTCGTGGAGATGGCCGAGCGCAAAATCGGCTGA